One window of the Maledivibacter sp. genome contains the following:
- a CDS encoding DUF6063 family protein encodes MLYHHEQVIKAFNLYSKLSVKGYGENDELRLYLADDAIRGLVDQFAKEMDCTIVSAGDYIYLIPISIDSIFHVSNDTIKRIYLPSKAVNLDIYLMYVTIIILFGEFYDSYQTMEATRDFISLGDWLLGVNERIFSLKELDIEELKKFEKEYEYNWVAIVEKWDAMDDLKENVKAQNARTISRLSFLNTVKRFLEAQELIKDIGNDEIELTEKTKTIIQRYYMELEYNRGILEFMYQLDKRKEKEKHASHF; translated from the coding sequence ATGTTGTATCATCATGAACAGGTCATAAAAGCCTTTAATTTATATTCAAAACTATCGGTTAAGGGATACGGAGAAAACGATGAATTAAGGTTATATCTAGCGGACGATGCCATAAGGGGCTTAGTGGATCAATTTGCTAAGGAAATGGATTGCACTATTGTTTCAGCCGGGGATTATATATATCTTATACCTATATCTATAGATTCCATTTTCCATGTATCTAATGACACTATAAAACGTATATATCTACCCTCTAAGGCTGTAAATCTAGATATATATTTGATGTATGTCACGATTATAATACTTTTTGGTGAGTTCTATGATAGCTATCAAACCATGGAAGCCACAAGGGATTTCATATCATTAGGAGATTGGCTCTTGGGGGTTAATGAAAGGATATTTTCATTAAAGGAGTTGGATATTGAGGAATTAAAGAAATTTGAGAAGGAATATGAGTATAATTGGGTGGCAATAGTTGAAAAATGGGATGCAATGGATGACCTAAAGGAAAATGTTAAGGCCCAAAATGCAAGGACAATTAGTAGATTGAGCTTTCTTAATACAGTAAAAAGGTTTTTAGAAGCCCAGGAATTAATTAAAGATATAGGAAATGATGAAATAGAATTAACTGAAAAAACTAAAACCATCATTCAGAGATATTATATGGAATTAGAATACAATAGAGGAATACTAGAATTTATGTATCAACTGGATAAGAGAAAGGAGAAAGAAAAACATGCCAGCCATTTCTAA
- a CDS encoding DUF2220 domain-containing protein, whose protein sequence is MNEKILSFLKSLKNKKTISLGELEKLFSGDIAYEVFAGEINRLIELDILREIKEHGKNNKPIPLANTYRLNKYALRKTFIDEIQCFQLRVHKDINLSSFLSLSEQQWKNDLAYIKMIDIYLNEKGFPTGNVTPQERSFQLVGDEKWIDEGGGKVLLERLGILSKLKINNEPDPLMLAVNPKNFSQAEYSHLIVENKATYYGLLSALDSTKFTTLIYGAGWKIISGISHLEKQLSLEGRKHTLYYFGDIDFEGIAIWNALNKKVPIEPACDFYGELVKKNSAKGKENQNKNQEALNNFLKFFDKDNQNNIKYTLENKGYYPQEGLNKRELQDIWRKFRW, encoded by the coding sequence ATGAATGAAAAAATTTTGTCCTTCTTAAAATCCTTAAAGAATAAAAAAACTATTTCCCTAGGCGAATTGGAAAAATTGTTTTCTGGGGATATAGCCTATGAAGTCTTTGCTGGGGAGATAAATAGACTTATTGAACTAGATATACTTAGGGAAATAAAGGAACATGGGAAAAATAATAAGCCTATACCCCTTGCAAATACATATCGATTAAACAAATATGCTTTAAGAAAAACATTTATAGATGAAATACAATGTTTTCAATTAAGGGTCCATAAGGATATTAATCTCAGCTCTTTCTTATCCTTAAGTGAACAGCAATGGAAAAATGATTTAGCATATATTAAGATGATCGATATTTATCTCAATGAAAAGGGATTTCCTACCGGTAACGTTACCCCACAAGAACGCTCATTCCAATTAGTAGGAGATGAGAAATGGATTGATGAAGGTGGAGGCAAGGTACTATTAGAAAGACTTGGTATCCTTAGCAAGCTTAAAATCAATAATGAACCTGATCCCCTTATGCTAGCCGTAAATCCTAAAAACTTTTCACAAGCGGAGTATAGTCATCTTATCGTAGAGAATAAAGCAACCTACTATGGATTACTAAGTGCCCTTGATAGTACAAAGTTTACTACATTGATCTATGGAGCTGGCTGGAAAATAATATCGGGTATTTCACACCTTGAAAAACAGCTATCCTTAGAGGGCAGAAAACATACTTTGTATTATTTTGGGGATATAGATTTTGAGGGAATAGCTATTTGGAATGCTTTAAATAAAAAGGTACCTATAGAGCCTGCCTGTGATTTTTATGGAGAGCTTGTAAAAAAGAATAGTGCAAAGGGAAAAGAAAATCAAAATAAAAATCAAGAAGCCTTAAATAATTTTTTGAAGTTTTTTGATAAGGATAATCAAAATAATATTAAATACACCCTAGAAAATAAGGGATATTATCCTCAAGAAGGATTGAATAAAAGGGAATTACAGGATATTTGGAGGAAGTTTCGATGGTAA
- a CDS encoding replicative DNA helicase has protein sequence MVINMKAITENYKERIQRLALFDPLFKLQNKKGRDNSDKTIDYHSLGLLTLLFFFENMLTRNRKTGVKELAQFFFEINQGEIDLSLDGFERVARTIIETFRPTSGKRSFRSFYNWNTRREEIVQYSILKADRSDIENNTQYYTLDEQGLELVFATKEYFSEFQLSINQLVLRKQLEKGEFVSALRQIDEMSIDVRNLKDRIVNIKHEIQRNIISDETYKRYKEIIEDVNQRLVRENEEFEELRSFVRDTKERIGYELREEKEHDTYELIIQIDRELGEVHHQHKKLLEESIILKTSALDAAQESLYYVGIDSFNFNQDITSRMLSSPLPLEASRRLIEPFLFTEKFDAWSPLTVFSTQRIEVEKQEENFDEFPDVYEEDMLDAEKTILRKNFKKIMEMILDIMDGRNEITLGQLVKYMKEHKEYSKMLNYRSFYDFWIILHQHSPLLIVESEEEEITPLFGEVKNLLKGKFETIEANEINGVINENHRYSIGNIRLRLGERDNVVSS, from the coding sequence ATGGTAATAAATATGAAAGCTATAACGGAGAACTATAAAGAGCGTATACAAAGACTAGCCCTCTTTGATCCATTATTCAAGCTTCAAAATAAAAAAGGCAGGGATAATAGCGATAAAACTATTGATTATCATAGTTTAGGGCTTTTGACTCTCCTTTTCTTTTTTGAAAATATGCTCACTAGGAACAGAAAAACCGGAGTAAAGGAGCTTGCCCAGTTCTTCTTTGAAATAAATCAAGGGGAAATAGATTTAAGCTTAGATGGTTTTGAAAGGGTTGCTAGAACAATAATAGAGACCTTTAGACCTACCAGTGGAAAACGAAGCTTTAGAAGCTTCTATAACTGGAACACAAGACGGGAAGAAATAGTACAGTATTCTATTCTAAAGGCGGATAGATCAGATATAGAAAACAATACCCAATATTACACCTTGGATGAACAAGGGTTAGAGCTAGTTTTTGCTACAAAAGAATATTTTAGTGAATTTCAACTTTCTATAAATCAATTAGTGTTAAGAAAGCAGTTAGAAAAGGGAGAGTTTGTGAGTGCCCTCCGGCAAATAGATGAGATGTCAATAGATGTAAGGAATCTTAAGGATCGAATAGTAAATATAAAACATGAAATACAACGTAATATAATATCCGATGAAACCTATAAAAGATATAAAGAAATTATTGAGGATGTAAATCAAAGGTTAGTTAGAGAAAATGAGGAGTTTGAAGAATTAAGAAGTTTTGTAAGAGATACCAAGGAAAGAATAGGATATGAGTTAAGGGAAGAAAAGGAACACGATACCTATGAACTTATAATTCAAATCGATCGTGAGCTTGGAGAAGTTCACCATCAGCATAAAAAGCTTTTGGAGGAAAGTATCATATTAAAAACCAGCGCCCTTGATGCGGCTCAAGAGTCCCTATATTATGTTGGAATAGACTCTTTTAACTTTAATCAAGATATAACAAGTCGAATGCTTTCTTCTCCATTACCCCTAGAAGCTTCCCGTAGATTAATAGAACCCTTCCTATTCACGGAAAAATTTGATGCATGGTCTCCTCTTACTGTCTTTAGTACCCAAAGAATTGAGGTTGAAAAGCAGGAAGAGAATTTTGACGAATTTCCAGATGTATATGAGGAAGACATGCTGGATGCTGAAAAAACTATTTTAAGAAAGAACTTCAAGAAGATAATGGAAATGATTCTGGATATAATGGATGGTAGAAATGAAATAACCCTTGGGCAACTTGTTAAGTATATGAAAGAACATAAAGAATATAGTAAAATGCTAAATTATCGGTCATTTTATGATTTTTGGATTATACTTCATCAGCATTCGCCATTGTTAATTGTAGAATCAGAAGAAGAGGAGATTACGCCATTATTTGGAGAAGTTAAAAATTTACTAAAGGGCAAATTTGAAACCATAGAAGCTAATGAGATAAATGGAGTGATAAATGAAAACCATCGGTATAGTATAGGAAATATTAGACTAAGACTGGGGGAAAGGGATAATGTTGTATCATCATGA